A segment of the Gallus gallus isolate bGalGal1 chromosome 17, bGalGal1.mat.broiler.GRCg7b, whole genome shotgun sequence genome:
AGGGTAGCCCTGGAGCAGCTGCAAGCAGAGCCTGAGGCCACCGTGGATTCCCACTGGATCCACATCCAACACAATCACAGCTATCCAAAGCTTCCTTTCCATGCCAGGCAAGATCGGATCAGTCCCCACTTTAGTTAACTCATCCCCAGTCGCAGTGCCCTCCCCCTCCCAGGGGCTGCAGGCCCCAGGCTGAGGAGTCCCCTGACGGGAGGTGTTTGCTGTTCCCAGCCTGCCCTCCACTGGCAGACTGAGAGAGGAACAGCGTCCAAAAGCGAGACCTGAGCACCTGCGGAGCAGATGGGCACCGTCCCACTCCTGTCCCGTACAGCAGCCACCAACAGACCGTTCAATATGATCCCTCCTCAGAGCAGGATGGAGAAGGTCTAAGGATGGTTCTGGCAGCAAGGGAAGGGAGATGAGTACAAAAAAACCTGACTGCCAGCTGAGAAATGAGATGGAAGATTAAGCACGGCAAAGGTTGagaagcagggagaggggaggaggaggatggacATTTTGGGGTAAACAAGAACAGATCCAGGACAAACTGGGATGGCAGTACTAAACAGATAGCTGGGAGAAAAGGGGAGCAAGTAGAGAGGGATGGGGAGGGTCTTACCAACAGGTGGTGTTTATACAGGCTTCAACACAGCTGCAAAGGGcccactgctccctgcccagAGATGAAGTACACACAGAGAGGCTGTGCTCTGGAGTGGCAGCTCCCAGTTCCCAAACCATCACAGTTCCCTCCTCCCAAACACACAAACAGGACCACACAAACAAGAAGTAGGAAACTCCAGCATAGCCCGTACTCATATTTAATTGTGAGGACAGGACAGACTGGGGCAGGCAGGTATGGTGGTGTGGAAGCACAGCTAGAAGAGCAGACACACCCTGCCCTCACAAGAGACAGAAGTCATTTTAAGGATTAACCCTGctgaaagcataaaaataaaccactaaaaaaaaaaaaaaaagaaaaaagaattaatccCAAACCAGAGTTTTCTCTGGAACAGATGTTTCTGCTCGGTCTCCAAAGACTGGAATCAGACGTTGCTGCTAAGGCTGCTTCACATCAGACACAATGCAGAGAATTCACATAGCGCAAGTCAAGTGTTTCACATGGACGTTTCAGTTCAGAggcccagctcctgcagcagagatggggaGGGCTCTTGCAGGAAGGGGCACAGAGCACATGACATCAGGCTGTCACAGAGACAACTCTCTGGAGGATTTTATCCCTTCCAGGCAAGTTGCTTCCCATATTCAAGACACAGATATCACAGCAAGAAAGTTCCTAGAGTTGCTCTGTGATCCCAAGGTGCTGAGTATGCTtaagcaaaggcaaaccaagcccTTCATTGCCACTTTCCCACCTATTTTATACAGGAAAGAAGGTGCACAAAACAAGGCTGCATCCATGAAAGGTGGAAGTAAGAGACCCAGAAAACCGTCCACAAGATAGCAGGGTTCACTCATGTCCTTCACCATGGAGCAAGGCCACAAGGACATACATGGCTGCACCCATGCTGGAAGAGGAGAATCAGCCCCAGACGATCATCCCATCTCCCTGTGAGAGAAAGGGGCTCTCCAAGAGAGGACAGGTCTAGGATCTCTCTCCACCTACTGCACAAACCCGGGACACATTCAGAAGTACAGACAATAAattaagattgaaaaaaaaaaagtcagcgtgtataatatatgtatatatacgtatataatGTGCGTGTGATtgtgaaaaatagaaatgtcaACCTCAGGAGAGAGCAAGGCATAGTAGAAACACATCCCTATCCCTCTCCTGAGCCCAGCTCTACCCTGCTTCCCTGATTCACAGCACAAACATGACACCAGTGGGCCACGCAGGGGTAGGGGTTGCGCCTGGCACCCAGCTTCCCTCTGCCAGTGCCAGGGAGGAGCTGGCTGCATGGTGGGGGAGTGGGGAAAAGAGCCCAGCAACGGTCCCTTCATGGGCTTCATAACGAAGGATTGCTGTGGGcaggaaaagggagggaaagacaggaaaagcaaaatggaatGGCAGGGGCACTCCACCCCTCCCCAACTGGCCAGGGCCCTGCCCGTCCTGTGGCATGGGACCGTCACCGCTGTACCAAGTAGAAAATAAAGCCATAATGAGTTTATGCTTTGGTATGTAACCGTCTCCCTCCCGAGTCCCTGCTGCATTCCCCCAGCCCATGATCTGTAAAACTTGTCGAACAAAATCTCTAGTGTGCCTTTATACCACTCCTTGAACCTTTCCTTCCCCAGTGCCTGCCCTGCCCCTCTTCTCCCAGCACGATTCGGGGAGCTGCCTTGCTTGAGCCCCACTGTTACAGCTTCTGCTGTCCCGACTGGATCCTGTCGAACGCCTCCTGGTCCAGGGGCAGGTAGCGGCCTTGCCTGCAGTCCAAGAAGTACAACTTGTCCTTCACCAGCGTGGGGTCAAAGCCCTGCTTACGCAGCTCCATCTTCTGGAATTTGTAGGTGCCTGGCacatggggaaagaaaagggagcaaGGGGTTGTTGGCTGCACGCGCTCCCacctctgccctgctgtgctgcaccacGTCTTGCTGTCAgactgtggggctctgtgcacTGCCTAGAGGCATCTCAGCATCAGCTGCCATCCTGAGCCTTGCACTCCCATGTCTCCAAACCACCAGAGGAACTGGTAGGACCAGGGGCTCATAGGGCAGACATGCTCCATCCCAACACTGATCCCACTGCAGATCAGCCCCCGTACCCACGCACCCCTTATGCACCAGGGAGCATAGTGCCCTTCCCCACACTCCCCCCAGCTGCATGCCCTGTATGACAGCACAGACGGTGGCTCACTTGTTTTGGAGACCTCGTGCAGGAACCGTAGGAAGACAGGCTGTGCATACAGCGGCAGGGCCTTTTTCAGCTGGCTGGCAAAGCCCTCCAGGTCACATGAGTTCTCTGGGTCGGCAATGGCTGCCATTCCTGCCTTCCCCTCAATGCctgagagacagaaaagaagggagagttCTTGGGCACGCTGTCCCTGCGGCATCACTTCTGTttgccccacagcactgaggcCTCTGGCACTTTCCCTGCTTTGTAGAAAGCACCAAATGTCCAGTTGTGTCACTGCCTGTGTCACCACCCTGCAGCCACGTTTACCAGCGACACCCTGCGGTCATGGTCATCTCCTCCCAGAGGCAGCACTCGCAGCCTATCCCAAAAGGACTCAGGGCCCTTCCAAACCAGCCAGGACCAGGCCAAACCTCTGCCTGAGAGAGGGAACCCTTTGGCTCCTGCTAGTCACATTCCCAGTAGTCTCTTCCCAGCTCACAAGGAGCCTCTGTCCAGCCTCTTGTGAAAGGACACGATGTGGACAAGCAAGACACACGCCCAAGTACCGCAGCCTGCCTGCCTCCACtgtcctcccctcccctctcagTTACCTGGGATCTCCACCCCATACACAACCACGTCTGTCAGGTTGAGGATGCGGCTCAGCGTCCCCTCCACCTCAGTAGTGGAGACGTTCTCTCCCTTCCAGCGGAATGTGTCTCCAGTGCGGTCCCGAAAGTACATGTAACCGTATTTGTCCATCACCAGGACATCCCCTACAGGAAAGTGAcagatttacaaaaaaaaaacaacgagGTGTGAGAGGAGCTAAGTGCTTCCCCAGAGCATCTCAGGACAGTGCCACCAGCCTGGGACATCCCTGAGCCCATCCAAGTACCCCTCTCCCTTGAGCAGATGCAAAGGCCCTACTTGCCTACCTGTGAGATAGGCAGCATCCCCTTTTGCAAACACGTCCCTGGCAATTTTCTTGCTGGTGGCTGACTGATTCAGGTAGCCATCGAAGTGCTGCAGGGGGTTGCTCTTGACAATGCGGCCCACCAGCTGCCCCGGCTCCCCTGCACAGAGAGGAGAAGGGGTGAATGGAGGAAGTGACCGCTCATGCCCAAGGAAAAGGGGTGTTTAACAGAGTTCGCGTGGTTTAACAAAGCAAGGACTTAAACCTAACTAAGTTACCATGAAGTACATGACAAAAGATCCACACAGGCTGAGGAGATGCATCCCTGTGGTTGCCCTCACCTGGTTTGCAGCGGATGCAGACACCATCCGGCCCCCGGATCAGCTCCATGGTGTCTTCATCCACTTTCACCAAGCCAATGGGGTACACTCCTGGCAAGATCCTGCTGTTGAAGCCACAGGACCCGACCTAGGACAGAATGTGCTCAGAGATGCGTAGCAGGAACATCTCTCTTGCCCCAAGCTGGCACCACAAAAGCACAGTCAAAACCCTGCAGGCAGATCTTAACGCACGCCATGCTTCTTGGAACAAGGAACCTGCAGCAAACAGCCCTGCTGGGTTTCAACCCCCGCCAGGCCAGCAGGCACCCTCTGGGGCATGGGGAGGGTGGCAGAGCCTTACGTTATTATCGAAGTTCCCCAGGCTGCAGTTGCACTCGGTGGCCCCGTAGAACTCAGCCACCTGGGCGATGCCAAAGCGGGCCATGAACTCTCGCCAGATGGAAGCTCGCAGCCCATTGCCCAGCGCCATGCGCACCCGGTGCTGCCGCTCCACCTCCTGGTAGGGCTGGTTCAGCAGGTAGCGGCAGATCTCCCCAATGTACTGCACAATCTAGCAGGGGCAAAGAGAAAGGACACGTTAGGACCCTCTACCACGGCCTGGGATATTTAAGGCGTTCTTTGGGGCGGGCAGGAATGGAAGAACAGGCACAGAGTCCCCTAAAGAGGACGTGGTATTATCCAGGGGTCCTGCCAGCTTGCCTCATGCCCACCCACCTCTGGCAAACTCACTCCTTCAATTTATAAAACCTATCCAAGGTCTGGCTAATGCAGGAGCATGGGAAACGTGGAATTACAGCTGGAGGTGGGAAGGATACAGCTCCACTGCTTTGGAAGATATTTCAGGACAGACAGGCAGAACGAGTCCATGCCTTTCCTTCTTGCAACAGCTGGGCTCACCCTAACTCGACACAGATCCCTGGGCACGTGGCCTCACCGTACAGTTGTACTTCACGCAGTCCTCCCAAAAGTGCGAGGCTGAGAACTTCTTGCGGATGACGACTGTCATGCCCTGCAGCAAGCACTGCCCAATCCCCACGATGTTCCCTGCAAAGAGGCAGCCAGGAAAGCCCTCAGTACCCCGAGTTCCCACCAGGCCAGAGTGAGGCGGGGGCCACGTGTTGGCTCTCAGCAGGTGGGTGTTTATCTGGCCAAAGCCCCCAGGACCCAGGGCAATGTGACAGTGGCATGTGGGGCAACGTGTTGCACCTAGACATCCCACCACACCTCAGTCAGCAAGGCGGGCACTGCTTCCCCTTCCTCACCCCCTTTCTCATGAGGCAGCAATACAATGCGGCAATTCCAAAGCCAGGCCAAGGGCTGGGACAGTCCTCCCCACACACAGTCCCCACTCCAGAAGTCAGCCAGATCAATTCCTGGCTCCCAGATAAAGAGGTCACATGCCGCCACCAGTGGCCAGCTCCTCTTTGACACAGAGATCACTGCTGCACCAACCCCGAGCCTGAGCTCTGGGcatggcagaggggaagcaaAGTCCAGGCAAGCAAGGTCCCAAGGGCACACATTACCTGCAGCGTGGTAAAGTGGAAGGCAATCATACATCACATCGTCGGGTCTCATGCGGAAACCATAAAAAACCAAGCTGGCCATGCGGAAATACCTGGGGTGGGGGAACCAAGGGGCACGTCAGAAGCAGGGCCAGAGGCTCAGTGCCAGGATGGGGCCAGGACTctgcccccttccttccccagagctCCCGCCCACTGCCTTACCTGCAGTTGACCACAATAGCAGCCTTGGGCATTCCCGTAGTGCCAGAGGTATAGATATAGAAGAGTTTATCTGGggaggaatgaggagacaagGTCACACATGCAGCGTGACCTAGATCACTGCACCTGATCCAGGAGGAACTGGCTGAAGCAGAAGGTGGGGACAAGTCAAAGCATACTCTGATCacatcaaaatacattttgttatgTGATCAAGAACATGCTGGGTTCACCCCAGGCCTGTTTGAACACATGGAGGGCACATGATACTGAACCACATGCAGCCAGGCTTCAGCCCCCCTTCAAACAttccaggctctgctgctgaagtCTGCCCTCAGCATCCTGAGCAGATATTCTTGCCAGTGTTGTGACCAGATGATCCTCGGAAATACCACCAGGAGTTTGGCTCCCAAAAGCTGACCACGTACCGAGAAAGCCCTTCTCAGGGGGATCCGGCTGGTGGCGAAGAGCTGTCTGCAGGAGGGGATCCAGGTGCTTTGCACCAGAAAGTGCGGACTCAGGGCTTCCTTCTCCTGACCAGAAGAGATGGACAGACTTCTCCATGGAGGACTGCACCTCCTTCATAGCTGAGAAAGTAAAGAGCAGAGGTGGAGAAAGAGCACCGGGTGAGTATAGCACAGCGATTCCCTATCCTTGCAGGCAGGTGCCCCAGGTAGCTGCACCCTCACTGCGCTCAGCAATGCCAAAAGGCCTGACAGCTCTCCCAGGCAGATGTTGCTCCTATGTCAAACAGCTGGGACCACAGCCCAGGCCTCTTCAGAGACCTGAAGATCCTGTTCTCCACTTCTTCCCAGCCAAAACCTTGCGGTGCTGAGAGGTCTTTCAACACCATCAGCCGCAGGGGCGTAGGCTGAAACACACTGCAAGATTGCTGCAAACAGTGTAGGGAGCAAGAGAGACTCGTCCCTTCCATCAGGGCAGGtctggcacagcacagggctccaTGCAGTGCGTGGACATGAGAGGAACCTCTAGCACAAGAATCCTCACACCCACGTGGGTGTGAGGATTGAACCCACCCACCTCTGCCTactaacagaaagaaaaccagatcCAATTCCTGAGTAATTCAGCTGTGCACACTCTTTGAGACCTTGCTCTATTCCCTGCAGGAAAGGAGCACTGAATCCACGGACCCCCTCCGCTCAGAGCCTGAAAGCCCCCTGAAGCACCTGCCTGCCCCTCACCTTCCatcatttccactccaaaaacCACAGCCTTGGAGTTGGAGATGGTGATGCAGTGCAGCAAGGCCTCCATGCGTAGGTTGGAATTCACCAGGGCCGTCTCCACCCCGATCTTGGCCAAGCCGAGCCACAGCCCCACGTACTGATTGCGGGACTCCATGAACAGAGCCACCACGTCACCGGAGCGGAAGCCTTGGCCGTGGAAGAAATTGGCCACTTGGTTGGAGTACTCATCCAGCTGCCGGAAGGTCCAGCTCTCGCCCGTGCCTTGGAAGatcagtgctgttttctctggACACTTGCTCGCAGTCCTCTGGAAGATCTTGGCGATCGTGTTCTTCTCCCTCACGTGCCTCCACACCTGCCACTTCACCCGCAGCAGGACCAGCCCCGTGCTGCCAAAATAAATGGAACAAGAGGGAAGCTGCTCAGTGACCCCTGCGAAACCGCTTCCTCCGGCaaagacagcacagcacagagacctTGCCAGGAGCTGCAACagtccagcactgctccaggtGTTACTCTagatgagcagcagctctgggtgctTCCCTGGATATAGGCAGAGGCCCTCTGCAAAGGCACTTATGGCCACGAGGGCAGGGAGAGGTGTTTTGGAAGGCTGCAGACTGGGATGTCCTCACTTTAGAGGAGCACCCTGAAGCCTC
Coding sequences within it:
- the SLC27A4 gene encoding long-chain fatty acid transport protein 4, translated to MLRLAAFAVLLLFFRVSLELSWAQAIPALFIFYLGSGGWDFFLIFLKTVRRDVTTGLVLLRVKWQVWRHVREKNTIAKIFQRTASKCPEKTALIFQGTGESWTFRQLDEYSNQVANFFHGQGFRSGDVVALFMESRNQYVGLWLGLAKIGVETALVNSNLRMEALLHCITISNSKAVVFGVEMMEAMKEVQSSMEKSVHLFWSGEGSPESALSGAKHLDPLLQTALRHQPDPPEKGFLDKLFYIYTSGTTGMPKAAIVVNCRYFRMASLVFYGFRMRPDDVMYDCLPLYHAAGNIVGIGQCLLQGMTVVIRKKFSASHFWEDCVKYNCTIVQYIGEICRYLLNQPYQEVERQHRVRMALGNGLRASIWREFMARFGIAQVAEFYGATECNCSLGNFDNNVGSCGFNSRILPGVYPIGLVKVDEDTMELIRGPDGVCIRCKPGEPGQLVGRIVKSNPLQHFDGYLNQSATSKKIARDVFAKGDAAYLTGDVLVMDKYGYMYFRDRTGDTFRWKGENVSTTEVEGTLSRILNLTDVVVYGVEIPGIEGKAGMAAIADPENSCDLEGFASQLKKALPLYAQPVFLRFLHEVSKTSTYKFQKMELRKQGFDPTLVKDKLYFLDCRQGRYLPLDQEAFDRIQSGQQKL